A region of Toxorhynchites rutilus septentrionalis strain SRP chromosome 1, ASM2978413v1, whole genome shotgun sequence DNA encodes the following proteins:
- the LOC129763447 gene encoding eukaryotic translation initiation factor 4E type 2 codes for MTNKYDAMKPYASDSDDSGDEGTDFDVDKLEPLEIGPGEHKLQYTYCLWFGKKGSHRAAEYGKSLHFVGRCASVEQWWTLYCHLIKPTVLKPFRKLHLFKSGIKPMWEDPGNVRGGKWVIRLKKNKIDRAWENVCMAMLGEQFLVGPEICGVVLSTQFPEDLLSIWNRTATDTTSTNRIRDTLRRILNLPPSTHMEYKPHCDSLKYL; via the exons ATGACCAACAAGTACGATGC AATGAAGCCGTATGCCAGCGATAGTGATGACAGTGGTGACGAGGGAACTGACTTTGATGTAGATAAATTGGAACCGCTCGAGATAGGTCCAGGAGAGCACAAATTACAGTATACCTATTGTCTTTGGTTCGGCAAAAAAGGTTCACACAGGGCTGCG GAATACGGAAAATCACTTCACTTTGTGGGACGATGTGCCAGTGTAGAGCAATGGTGGACACTCTACTGCCATTTAATAAAACCAACCGTATTAAAACCATTTCGGAAGTTACATCTGTTTAAG AGCGGGATAAAGCCTATGTGGGAAGATCCTGGAAATGTTCGTGGCGGAAAATGGGTCATTCGATTGAAAAAGAACAAAATAGACCGCGCGTGGGAGAATGTTTGTATGGCAATGCTAGGGGAACAATTTCTAGTAGGGCCAGAGATATGTGGAGTAGTTCTTTCAACACAATTTCCAGAGGATCTGCTATCGATCTGGAATCGAACTGCAACAGATACTACGAGTACCAACCGGATCCGCGATACATTGCGAAGAATTCTCAACCTACCTCCTTCGACACATATGGAATACAAGCCACATTGCGATAGTCTCAAGTACCTTTGA